One genomic segment of Colias croceus chromosome 16, ilColCroc2.1 includes these proteins:
- the LOC123698698 gene encoding alpha-(1,3)-fucosyltransferase C-like, which yields MHRRREYKLKGDVKYVLTWKENHLITQEIFAAQKCSHTNCYFTSQRKFLLNYVQFDAIVFSENFLESEAEDRPSKRRASQIYVFNSLESSYNNPACNTYDDGFFNWTFTYRLDSDIVWSYFIVRNLTGAVVAPSVSIKWQRSSKTLPGRIKLILGKKKKAAAWLVSHCRADSFRDEYLTRLQEHLFHFALRIDVYGSCSQNKCPHDNCDIMLRDYYFYMAFENSFSEDYVTEKVLHGYDNYAVPIVYGGANYSRFLPAGSYINAREMHPYNLAFAMYKAIKDPKLYETYFKWTNLYTVESDPRSSHPLCELCEALHTKSRHVPAKEKFRIWWNDINGMKWCLSQEYWNETSLVNIDGSHIFRLY from the exons ATGCATCGCAGACGTGAATATAAGTTGAAAGGAGATGTTAAATACGTCTTAACCTGGAAGGAAAACCATCTTATAACGCAGGAGATATTTGCCGCACAAAAATGTTCACACACAAATTGCTATTTCACCAGTCAAAGAAAATTCCTTCTCAATTACGTACAATTCGATGCTATTGTCTTCAGTGAAAATTTCCTAGAATCAGAAGCCGAAGACAGACCAAGTAAACGTAGGGCGTCACAAATTTACGTTTTCAATTCTCTTGAATCGTCATACAATAACCCCGCGTGTAACACGTACGACGACGGCTTTTTCAATTGGACTTTTACATATCGTCTCGATTCTGATATCGTGTGGAGTTACTTTATTGTGCGAAATCTAACGGGAGCCGTCGTAGCCCCCAGCGTTTCTATAAAATGGCAGAGAAGTTCCAAAACTTTGCCGGGCAGAATAAAGCTCATTTTaggtaaaaagaaaaaagcgGCAGCCTGGCTTGTAAGCCACTGCAGAGCCGACAGCTTTAGAGACGAATATTTAACCAGGCTCCAAGAACATTTATTCCATTTCGCCTTGAGAATTGATGTTTATGGTAGCTGCTCGCAAAATAAATGCCCACATGACAATTGTGACATTATGTTGAGGGATTATTACTTTTACATGGCCTTCGAAAACTCTTTCTCTGAAGACTACGTGACGGAAAAAGTTCTGCATGGATACGATAACTATGCCGTGCCTATAGTATATGGTGGCGCTAACTATAGCAG GTTCCTCCCAGCCGGCTCCTATATAAACGCGCGCGAGATGCACCCTTATAATTTAGCCTTCGCCATGTACAAAGCCATAAAAGATCCCAAGCTTTATGAAACGTATTTCAAATGGACTAATTTGTACACCGTAGAATCCGATCCCCGTTCAAGCCACCCCCTGTGCGAGCTATGTGAAGCCCTACATACGAAGTCTAGGCATGTACCTGCAAAAGAAAAGTTTCGAATTTGGTGGAATGACATCAATGGCATGAAATGGTGCCTTTCACAGGAATATTGGAACGAGACGTCGCTCGTTAATATCGATGGCAGTCATATATTTcgtttgtattaa
- the LOC123698699 gene encoding forkhead box protein C1 — protein MCSGAEGGPWPLGKDAPAVTAAAIDHYRLQLYNYAVAERLRLYPPSVAPCYGPYGPRLALSMSLLQQRALQPEEPKPQHSYIGLIAMAILSSPDHKLVLSDIYQHILDNYPYFRSRGPGWRNSIRHNLSLNDCFVKAGRSANGKGHYWAIHPANIEDFRKGDFRRRKAQRKVRKHMGLAVDDDGEDSPSPPPQSPPPTALPLPFWGGGRVPAGVPTRKRQFDVASLLAPDDAPEKRARRDSSCEEEVEEDIDVVASDQEDVRSGEDETRAPLAPTAHYPLLGGWWPALDPALLQQLRRHTSSAVSPAPPSPSDQQRPPDVKHEMV, from the coding sequence ATGTGCAGCGGAGCCGAGGGAGGCCCGTGGCCGCTTGGCAAAGACGCGCCCGCAGTTACCGCCGCCGCGATCGACCACTACCGACTTCAACTCTACAACTATGCAGTCGCTGAAAGACTCCGATTATATCCACCATCAGTCGCCCCATGCTATGGGCCTTATGGACCTAGATTGGCATTATCCATGTCACTCCTGCAACAACGCGCTCTACAACCTGAAGAACCAAAACCGCAGCACAGTTACATCGGCCTTATTGCTATGGCTATCTTGAGCTCGCCGGATCATAAGCTTGTTTTATCTGACATTTATCAGCACATTCTAGACAATTATCCTTACTTCCGCTCCCGTGGACCGGGATGGAGGAACTCGATTCGACATAACTTATCACTAAATGACTGCTTCGTGAAGGCCGGACGATCTGCAAATGGCAAAGGTCACTATTGGGCGATTCATCCAGCTAATATAGAAGACTTTCGAAAGGGTGACTTCCGGAGGCGCAAAGCTCAGCGCAAAGTAAGGAAACACATGGGATTAGCGGTCGATGATGACGGTGAAGATTCTCCATCGCCGCCGCCACAATCTCCTCCACCGACGGCATTGCCTTTACCGTTTTGGGGCGGCGGGCGAGTTCCTGCCGGAGTTCCGACGCGGAAGAGGCAGTTTGATGTAGCATCTCTACTTGCGCCTGATGATGCTCCGGAAAAAAGAGCTCGGCGAGATAGCAGTTGTGAGGAAGAAGTTGAAGAAGATATAGATGTAGTCGCCAGTGATCAAGAGGATGTGAGATCGGGAGAAGATGAGACTCGCGCGCCGCTAGCGCCGACGGCTCATTACCCGCTCCTCGGCGGGTGGTGGCCTGCGCTGGACCCCGCTTTACTGCAGCAATTAAGGCGACACACATCATCAGCCGTGTCGCCAGCACCTCCTAGTCCATCTGACCAGCAACGGCCGCCCGATGTCAAACATGAAATGGTCTAA
- the LOC123698608 gene encoding cuticle protein-like gives MAARFVSFFCIIAAAAALPVVPLAKVAYAEPEAPAHYEFQYSVHDGQSGDVKQQQEAREGDAVHGSYSLVQPDGVHRIVEYTADKEHGFNAIVRYEGTPIPAPAPAKVAYAAPAVAKYAYAPVTKVAYAAPVAKVAYAAPVSYSAPVSYSAPLSFAAPVAKVAAYSAPLGHVTFSSPAVSYHH, from the exons ATGGCAGCCAGA TTCGTCTCTTTCTTCTGCATCATCGCAGCTGCCGCTGCTCTGCCCGTAGTGCCTCTCGCTAAAGTGGCCTACGCTGAACCCGAAGCGCCCGCCCACTACGAGTTCCAATACTCCGTACACGATGGCCAGAGCGGTGACGTCAAGCAGCAGCAAGAAGCCCGCGAAGGCGACGCTGTCCACGGCTCCTACTCTCTGGTTCAGCCCGATGGTGTCCACCGCATCGTAGAGTACACCGCAGACAAGGAACACGGATTCAACGCTATCGTCCGTTATGAAGGCACCCCCATTCCCGCGCCAGCTCCCGCCAAGGTTGCCTACGCCGCCCCTGCAGTAGCCAAGTACGCTTATGCCCCCGTCACCAAAGTCGCATACGCTGCTCCCGTCGCCAAGGTAGCATACGCTGCCCCCGTTTCCTACTCTGCCCCCGTCTCCTACTCCGCCCCCTTGTCTTTCGCCGCTCCAGTCGCCAAGGTCGCTGCTTACTCAGCGCCTCTTGGCCACGTCACCTTCTCTTCTCCAGCCGTGTCTTACCACCACTAG